From the genome of Papaver somniferum cultivar HN1 chromosome 2, ASM357369v1, whole genome shotgun sequence, one region includes:
- the LOC113352711 gene encoding uncharacterized protein LOC113352711, translating into MEDNIGIEINALNNYSFMALDTLAQIVGRDIKDVEIGDLLRGAGALRAKDEAQVHSGQLKRPPQTQAKRKTGDEKDWLKDKTSAVLVAVSLMATLAFQAGLSPPGGVWQDDSYSTSNNIVNAAATDRLVHYVRRSILAQTNPTFYLIYMVANTLVFTGSLATMALLATDIHRKQKFYLYLLVSNMFIVSMAAGIVYTISVVCNSSIRKNRGLRLIDEQIEEQLEEDIDQDRKQQATLLLSENHPLYRFYLCLSY; encoded by the exons ATGGAGGATAATATTGGGATCGAAATTAATGCCTTAAACAACTATAGTTTCATGGCattggatacattggcacaaatTGTTGGAAGGGATATAAAGGATGTCGAAATTGGAGATCTTCTTCGAGGTGCGGGAGCTTTAAGAGCCAAAGATGAGGCTCAAGTGCATTCTGGCCAACTGAAACGGCCTCCTCAAACACAGGCAAAGAGGAAGACTGGAGATGAAAAAGATTGGCTAAAAGATAAAACCAGTGCAGTACTTGTTGCAGTATCATTGATGGCAACTTTAGCCTTTCAAGCTGGATTATCTCCACCAGGTGGTGTTTGGCAGGATGATAGCTACTCAACCTCCAACAATATTGTAAATGCTGCTGCTACTGATCGGTTAGTGCACTATGTACGAAGGTCTATATTAGCTCAGACAAACCCAACCTTTTACCTCATCTACATGGTAGCAAACACACTGGTGTTCACAGGGTCACTGGCCACAATGGCTCTACTCGCAACTGATATTCATCGGAAGCAAAAATTTTACCTTTATTTGCTTGTGAGTAATATGTTCATTGTAAGCATGGCAGCGGGGATTGTTTATACAATATCTGTG GTATGTAACTCGAGTATTCGAAAAAATAGAGGATTGAGGCTTATTGATGAACAGATAGAAGAGCAACTTGAAGAGGACATTGATcaagatagaaaacaacaagccaCTTTGTTGTTGAGTGAAAATCATCCTTTGTATCGCTTCTATTTGTGCTTGTCTTATTAA